The genome window ctatttgcttgtccgtaaggacacaattcagcatggtgatgccaaagatggtactattggagatgatgggatgttgaggatgcagggtcagatttgtgtgccaaatatagATGGGCTGCGTGAACTGATTATTGAAGAAGCCCATAGTTCGcgctattccattcatccgggtactgcaaagatgtatcaggacttgagacaacactattggtgaagaaaaatgaagaaagatatagttgagtttgtagctcagtgtttaaattgtcaacaggtgaaatacgagcatcagagaccgggaggattgcttcagaaaattgaaatttcggaatagaagtgggagcgtattaccatggacttcgtagttgggctcccaccgactttgaggaagtttgatgttgtttgggtgattgtagatcggttgaccaagtccgcgcattttattccagttagtaCTATTTaatcttcagagcggttggctgaaatttatatccgcgagattgttcgcctacatggtgtgccagTATCTATCATATcaaatcggggcacgcagtttacatcacagttttggagagtagtgcagcgagaattaggtacacaggttcagttgagtaccaCATTTcgccctcagacggacggacagtccgagctcactattcagatattggaagatatgctacgcacttgtgttatagattttggagattcttgggatcagtttctgccacttgcagagtttgcttacaataacatctaccaatcgagcattcagatggctccatatgaggctttatatgagagATGGTGTCgttctccggtgggttggtttgagccgagtgaggctaggctattgggtactgatttagttcaggatgctttggaaaaggttaagttaatTCAGGAATGACtacgcacggcacagtctagacagaagagttatgccgaccggaaggttcgtgatgttgcttacatggtaagAGAGAAGGTGCTCTCctagtttcgcctatgaagggtgttatgagatttgggaagaagggcaagttgagtcctaagTATATTGGACCTTTGGAAATACTTAGGAAGATTGGAGAGgtagcttatgaacttgcattgccacctaatctatcaagtgttcatccagtgtttcctatatctatgctccggaagtatgtcggagatccgtctcatgttttgtatttcagcacagtgcaattggatggtaatttgacttatgatgtggagccggtggccattttagactggcagatttgaaagttgaaatcaaagaacatagcttcaatgaaagtacagtggagaggtctgctagtcggagaagctacttgggagactgagcaggagatgcgaagcaaatatccacacctatttgaggctccaggtacgATTCTGAACTCgctcgaggacaaacgtttgtttaagagggggagaatgtaacgaccctgccggtcattttaagtatttcaaccatgttccctcatttactactcaatttgtgctttacagttgttatatgacttaccagGAAAAATggttgggtccggtgaggttttggaatgaattggaacacttagtttcatagtttaaagcttaagttgaaatagtcatctggatgttgatttatgtgtaaacgaccccggaatagaattttaataattccaatagcaccgtatagtgattttggacttaggaacgtgcccaaaaaattatttggaagtccgtagttaaattaggcttgaaatggctaaaataaaaatttaagtttggaagtttgaccggggagttgactttttgatatcggggtgggaatccagttctgaaatttttcataggtcttttatgacatttatgacttgtgtgcaaaatttaaggtcaatcggacttgatttgataggtttcagcgttgaatgtagaagttgaaagttcttagtttcattaagcttgaattggggtatgatttgtggttttagcgttgtttgatatgatttgaggcttcgactaagtttgtataatgttttagtacttgttggtatatttggttgaggtcccgagggcctcgggtgagtttcggatggttgacGGATTGAAATTTgaacttaaacagctgctggaatttttggtcttctagtgtaatcgcacctgcggaatttagctcgcaggtgcgagctcgcagaagcgagcttggtTGCGGAGAAGCAGAGACAAGGGGAGCAGAGCAagagcgcagaagcggacagctccTTCACAGAAGCGAGTCCACAGAAGCAAAGCAGGCGCAAAAGCGGCAGATGTCCGCAAAAGCGAGAGCGCATATGCGATCagtttttcgcagaagcggaacccctgGACGGATTACAAAACCGAGaggttccgacatttttgtcatttttggactttcaatcacggttttggggcgattttcagagggaattcacagaaaaacttgaggtaagtcactagtgataatttctactccataatattgaattatcatcgaataatcagacaagattacgtgtttttgaggtgtaaatcgagaatttgaacctagggatttggaaataagatttgatgattcggaggtcgagttgatgtcggaatttggtaaaatttatatggttagactcgtggttgaacaagcgttcatattttgtaacttttgtcgtattccgagacgtgggccccacatgcgatttttgagttaaattttggattttgttggaaaattagtattttcacatGGAATAAATTCGtatgatttgtattgacttaatcgaattaattatgactagatacgaggctttcagaaaccaattcgagaggcaaaggcatagcagaataaagaattacatagtttgaggtaagtaacacttctaaacttggttttgagggtataaatctctgaattatgtgttatgtgaaatgtataaaggtgacacacatgctagctgataggcgtgtgggcgtacaccatagaaattgtggcttaaataaattctgtggagttgtaaaattaaagaatcatattaTTATCCGATTATTCTGcacgtgttaggaaattgagctgagacacgtattaaagatcatgatttggTTACgtaccgatattttgggacccacagggtcgtgttgctgttgaatttaattgctttaaaaatgtatatttcatactcagtcatgttcataaatgtgaggatatttatgggaacGGGGCTGCCAGCCTGCAGTAGgctatatcggctttatatatattattattatgtggaacgggactgcccgcctgcagcatgccttataggctttatcattatatggatcggggctgcccgcctgcagcaggccatatcggctttatatcacgcttgggctgaaggagcccctccggagtctgcaccccccatagtgagcgtagatgatttatatatatatatatatatatatatatatatgggatggacttcccagggcatggacttgccttactaattttttattgtgatgaatttccctagACATAGATCTTGTCCGAAACATTTACATTTCGAGATAAAT of Nicotiana tomentosiformis chromosome 7, ASM39032v3, whole genome shotgun sequence contains these proteins:
- the LOC138895500 gene encoding uncharacterized protein, which translates into the protein MVADALSRKAVSMGSLAFILVGEKPLEIDVQALANQFVRLDVSKPSRVLACVIYRSFLYDHIRKYQYDDPYLLVRKDTIQHGDAKDGTIGDDGMLRMQGQICVPNIDGLRELIIEEAHSSRYSIHPGTAKMYQDLRQHYW